The sequence below is a genomic window from Chryseobacterium foetidum.
AGCTCCATGAGAACGATTCCGCCATTAGATAACTGATCCCAATAATTCTGAACTTCATCTTCAGTTTCACACAAAACCATAAATGAGATAGATGCATTTTTCTCGAATTGCGGACCGCCATTCAGCAACATGAGTTTCTGTCCGAAAAGTTCAATATTTAAAACGACGGGAGTATCTGCTGTAATTTTTCCGCCAAAAACTTTGCAGTAAAATTCTGCTGATTCTTTCGCATCTTCGTTATACCAAAGGCAAGGAAATATGTTGTTATTCATAATTGAAGTCTAAGATTTTAAAGAAACATTTTTTTCTTTAAGATGATTTTTAAGTTTTAGCATTGCATTTTTTCCGAAACCGTGCAGTTTCATAAGCTCAGATTCTGAAAAGCCGCAAAGTTTTTCCAGAGAATCTATTTTTTCTTTTGCCAATGCTCTTCTAGCAGGCATGGCAATAATTCCGTGCAAAAATGAGTTCTCCAGATTTGAACTCTCCGGATTAAAATTTTTAAGACTTTTTGCCATAGTTATGAGATTAATAATGATGAAAAATTTTATTAGTTTATTAAGATCATAAGTATTAGTGAGTAGACCTTGGTAACTTTTGTTTAATGTACATCCTTCGAAAAACTCAAAGTGGTTATCTTTTATTCAAATATTTCAGACAAATCCCGCAGAGGCTCTTTACTGTCAAAACATAAGCCTGAATTTCATTATTTAATTATTTTCAACATGTTTATGAAAATTATTTAAAATCGCATACCAACCTTCACGCTGCATCTCTACAGAATTCTGAGTTTCAGGATCAAAACTGATTTTTATTTTCGTTGTATTTTCGTCAATCTCTTCAAAAATAATTTC
It includes:
- a CDS encoding helix-hairpin-helix domain-containing protein, with protein sequence MAKSLKNFNPESSNLENSFLHGIIAMPARRALAKEKIDSLEKLCGFSESELMKLHGFGKNAMLKLKNHLKEKNVSLKS